One Tissierellales bacterium DNA window includes the following coding sequences:
- a CDS encoding cobyrinate a,c-diamide synthase — translation MVCQFMLAGTNSGSGKTTFTIGIMAALHKRGIEVQGFKAGPDYIDPMFHAKVTDRASYNLDTWMLDSEYLKYVYSKAAKDSDVSVIEGVMGLFDGHGVDSNEGSSSDLSEKLNLPVILVVDGRGKSRSLAAEINGFKHFEKNTRIAGVLINRLSSEMHYNYMKEIVENYTGLKCYGYLKKDDNFGLKERHLGLVPAEEDSELECKVQLLIDRIESSVDLDAIIEDFNKPLLEVIEPEAINQIKGIAKGKTIAVAKDEAFNFYYESNFDLLKHTGVNIKFFSPLNDKILPENIDGIYLGGGYPEIFAKELEQNISMRNSVEKAFKEGVFGYAECGGLMYLTKSITNSKGEKFDMVGFFNRDSFMTDKLQNFGYAEVNMKNGLVIKAHEFHHSKIEPSLDESSFYDMKKYRKNKIFKTWNEGFVKENVLASYAHLHFGSNLNVLKWLLEKL, via the coding sequence ATGGTTTGTCAGTTTATGTTAGCTGGAACGAATAGTGGAAGTGGGAAAACCACATTTACAATAGGAATTATGGCAGCGCTTCATAAAAGAGGGATTGAAGTCCAAGGATTTAAAGCAGGACCAGACTATATTGATCCAATGTTTCATGCGAAGGTTACCGATAGAGCTTCATATAATTTAGATACATGGATGTTAGATTCAGAGTACTTGAAATATGTTTATTCAAAAGCTGCTAAAGACTCAGATGTTTCTGTTATAGAAGGCGTGATGGGATTATTTGATGGACATGGAGTAGATTCAAATGAAGGAAGCTCATCTGATTTGTCTGAAAAGCTTAATCTACCAGTAATTTTAGTAGTAGATGGAAGAGGAAAAAGCCGTAGCTTAGCTGCAGAGATAAATGGGTTTAAACATTTTGAGAAAAATACCAGAATTGCTGGCGTTTTAATAAATAGATTATCTAGTGAAATGCACTATAATTACATGAAAGAAATAGTTGAGAATTACACAGGCTTAAAATGTTATGGATATTTGAAAAAAGACGATAATTTTGGATTAAAAGAGAGACATTTAGGATTGGTACCAGCTGAAGAAGACAGTGAGCTAGAGTGTAAAGTACAATTGCTGATTGATAGAATAGAATCTAGCGTGGATTTAGATGCCATAATAGAGGATTTTAACAAGCCTTTGCTAGAAGTTATTGAGCCAGAAGCTATAAATCAAATAAAAGGTATTGCTAAAGGAAAGACAATAGCTGTAGCTAAAGATGAAGCTTTTAATTTTTATTATGAGTCTAATTTTGATTTATTAAAACATACAGGTGTAAACATCAAATTTTTTAGTCCATTAAATGATAAAATCTTGCCTGAAAATATTGATGGAATATACTTAGGGGGTGGTTATCCAGAAATATTTGCAAAAGAGTTAGAGCAAAATATATCTATGAGAAATAGCGTAGAGAAAGCCTTTAAAGAAGGGGTATTTGGATATGCAGAATGTGGAGGACTCATGTATCTCACAAAATCCATTACAAATAGTAAGGGTGAAAAATTCGATATGGTAGGATTTTTTAATAGAGATAGTTTTATGACTGATAAACTTCAAAATTTTGGATATGCTGAGGTTAATATGAAAAATGGACTTGTAATAAAAGCGCATGAATTTCATCATTCAAAAATAGAACCATCACTCGATGAGTCTTCGTTTTATGATATGAAAAAATATAGGAAGAATAAAATATTTAAAACGTGGAATGAAGGATTTGTTAAAGAAAATGTGCTTGCAAGTTATGCGCATTTACACTTTGGAAGCAATTTAAATGTTTTAAAATGGTTACTAGAAAAATTATAA
- a CDS encoding ECF transporter S component, producing the protein MNNKTKQLVTMAVFIALSMIGAVIKINGSIALDALPAFLGSIILGPVAGGIIGCIGHLMSAGFAGFYLSLPMHLLIAVEMLVIVAIFGKVYRDGNKVVAIVLGIVLNGPVATFLASQLASILGAEFAGMAMFYAFIVPLTIAAAVNVILASIVYEGIKKARKE; encoded by the coding sequence ATGAATAATAAGACAAAACAATTAGTTACAATGGCGGTATTTATAGCACTTTCGATGATTGGAGCTGTGATTAAAATTAATGGAAGTATTGCACTAGATGCACTTCCGGCATTCTTAGGAAGTATAATACTAGGACCTGTTGCAGGTGGTATTATCGGATGTATAGGACATTTAATGTCTGCAGGTTTTGCTGGATTTTATCTAAGTTTACCGATGCATTTACTTATAGCAGTTGAAATGTTGGTAATTGTAGCGATATTTGGAAAGGTATATAGAGACGGAAATAAAGTAGTAGCAATAGTGCTTGGAATAGTATTAAATGGTCCGGTAGCCACATTCCTTGCATCACAATTAGCTAGCATTTTAGGTGCAGAGTTTGCTGGAATGGCAATGTTCTATGCTTTTATAGTTCCTCTTACAATAGCGGCAGCAGTAAATGTGATATTGGCATCTATAGTGTATGAGGGAATAAAGAAAGCTAGAAAGGAGTAA